The DNA region AATCGGTCAACGCGAGGGGTGCGGCATGCGGCACGACGACACGTCATACATGGAAGATGTGGAGTGGGGGCGCGTGGTCCGGGATGACGAGGCCCCGGAAGATGGAGACCCGCAGGTGACCGTGAACGCCGGGGGCCGGCAATGGGTCCACGGGGAAGAGGACTGGGGCGGCTGGAGCGCCGCCGAGTAGGGGCCTGCGCGAGAGCGGGGCCTGTGAGGGCATCCCCGGTGCCCTCGGGGTGGCTGTCGCGGCGCTGCTCTTGGAATGGGTGGCGGTCCGCTTTTTCGGGGCAGATCATCTCCTCACATCAACGGGGTTCTCTCCATGGCCCGGGGATTTGGGGTGGGGTGATGGGTGGGACAGCTCAACGGCCCGGAAGGAAGGGCGTGGGCTGAAATGTCGGTGGCCACCTGCCCTCCGGGCCGGGAACGCGGCACAATGGCCCCCTTTCTCACCTTCGTAAGGAAGTTCGATGAAGCAGATGGCCTGGGCGATGGAGCGGGACGGCGAGCAGGGCCGGGAAGTCCTCTTGCTGGTCTCCCTGGAGGCCGAGGAGAGCACCCCCCGTGCCCCCGTCGCCGTGAACCTCCTCATCGATCGCAGCGCGTCCATGCGCGGCGCCCCCCTGGTGGCCGCCATCGATGCGGCCCAGTCGCTCGTGGCCCAGGCCGGGCCGCGTGACTACATCGGCCTGCTCGCCTTCGATGGCGTCCCCGAGCAGCTCCTGCCCGTGCGCGCCATGGAGCCCGATGCCAAGACGGAGCTCTCCGAGCGGCTCTCCGCCCTGGAGACGGGCTCGGGCACCGCGCTCCACGAGGCCGTGGAGCTGGGCGCCTCCTCGCTTCACCGCGTCCTCATCCCCGGCGCGCGCCGCAAGCTCCTGCTGCTCACCGATGGCGAGCCCTCCGTGGGCCCCGCCGCCGTGGCCGACTTCAAGACGCTGGGCGCCAAGGTGGCCGACTCCAGCGTTACCCTCCACGCGCTCGGCCTGGGCCGCCACTACATCCCGGAGATTCTCGAGGCGCTCAGCGCCCCGTCCGGCACCGGGTTTGCCCACGCGGATGACGCCGAGGCGCTGCCCACCACCGTGGCCGGCATGGTGACCGAGCTCTTCGGCGAGGTGGCCTCGGATGCGCGCATCCACGTGCTGCCCACGGGCTTCTCCGAGCTGCGCTGCCGCCACCGCTACTCCACGCGCCTGGAGGGCGATGCCATGAGCGTGCTGCTCGGGGCCGTGTCCCAGGCCTGTCTGCGCCGTGCCCTCTTCACCGGGCGCCTGGCGGGGGCCGACTGGAACTTCAGCCTGACCGCCTCCTATGTGGAGAACGGCGATACGCGCAGGCCCTCCATCCCCCTGATTCGCGTCGCCTCCGACAGCGTGCAGGGGCGGCGCGTGAGCGCGGTGAACACGGAGTTGGACCTGGTGGCCGCCGAGGGGGCGGCCTGGAAGTCGCTCTCCCGGCGCGATGTGGAGGCCGCCGGGCGGGCCCTCGCCCAGGCCGAGTCCGCCCTGCGGGAGCTGGTCCGGCTTAACGTGGAGGACGTGCCCGCCCGCCGCCACCTGGAGCGGCTGGCCGACCTGCGCCTGGCCGTGGAGCGCCGCGTGGCGGAGCTGCCCGCGCTCCTGGTGCGCCGCGCCAAGGCCGAGGGCGCCCGGACCTCCGTCAGTCAGGTCATGCGCCTGCCCGCCGCCTCCAAGAAGAAGGTGGAGCACTGAGGCGCCCGCCGTTCCGCCGCGCCTGAAACTCCGCGCCCACAGCCGTCACCACTGTCATGAGGAATGCCCGCCCGCTTGCCGGGGTTGATGAGGGCCTCACTCCAGGTGGCATGCAGCACGCGGTTGGATTAACGGGAGGCGCATGACGCGGCGGTGTCGAGCGATGTGGGCTGGGGTGCTCCTGTGGGCAGGCAGCGCGGTGGCGTGGGCGGAGCTGCCCGCCTCGGCCGTGCGCAGCGGTGCGCCCGACGAGGGGGAGCCCCGGGTCGAGGCGGCGCTGCTGGTGGATGCCACCCAGGTGAAGCCGGGGGACGCGTTCCGGGTGGGCGTGCGGTTCCGGATGGACCCGGACTGGCACATCTACTGGAAGAACCCCGGGGACTCGGGGCTGTCCACCGAGGTGTCGTGGGACACGCCGGGCACCACCGTGGGCGAGCTGCGCTGGCCCTTCCCCGCCACCTTCCGCACCCCGGACAACTTCATCGTCACCCATGGCTACCACCACGAGGTGATTCTCTTCGCGGAGGCGCGCGCCTCGGCCCAGGCCGAGGGGGCCCTCACGCTGTCGGCCGCGGTGGATGCGCTGGTGTGCGCCGAGCGGTGCATCCCCGCGGAGATGGTGCTCACCCGCTCGGTGCCCGTGGGGCCCGAGACGCTGCGGGACGTGGAGGCCACGGCCGCCTTCGATGCCTTCCAGGCCCAGGTGCCGCTCGGGGAGGAGGCCGCGGTCCACACCGCCTCGCTCACCCTGGATGCGCCCACGCTTCAGGCCGGGCAGCCCTTCACGGGCACCCTCACCGTGGCGGCGCGCGAGGGGCAGCCGCCCGTGCCCGGCGTGGAGGGGGACTTCTTCGTGTCCGATCGCCTGCCGGGAATCGCCAAGGTGGCCCTCACGCAGCAGGCCCCGGGCCGCTACCGCCTGGAGGGCAAGGCCGAGCCGGGTGAGCCGCCCGCCGAGGCCCCCCGGCTCAAGGGCGTGCTGCGGCTGGGCACCGCCCAGGCGGGATTCCAGTCCCTGGAGGTGAACCTGGCGATGGCGCCCATGGTGCCCGCCCCGCCGGAGGCCGTGGCCGCGGCGCCCGCGCCCGCGCCTGCCTTCCCGAAGCCGGGGGCCGCCTCGGTGGCGGCCGCGCCGGCCGAGTCCCCGCTGTCCCTGGGCGTGGCGCTGCTGTTCGCCTTCCTGGGCGGCGCCATCCTCAACCTCATGCCGTGCGTCTTCCCGGTGCTGGCGCTCAAGGCATATGGCTTCACGCGCCTGGTCCAGGAGGACCGCCGGCACGTGGGCATGCACGCCCTGGCGTACACGGGCGGCATCGTCGGGTCGATGGGCGTGCTGGCCGCGGTGGTGCTGGCGGTGCGCGCCGGCGGGGCGAGCGTGGGCTGGGGCTTCCAGTTCCAGGAGCCGCTCTTCGTCGCCGGGGTGAGCGCGGTGCTGGTGGCGTTCGCGCTCAACCTCTTTGGCGTCTACCACCTGGGCGCGGATGGCACGGCCATCGCGGGCAAGGTGGATGCCACGAGCGGCCTGGCGCGCAGCGCGGGCGAGGGCATGCTGGCGGTGGTGCTCGCCACGCCGTGCTCGGCGCCCCTCCTGGGCACGGCGGTGGGCTTTGCCTTCGCGGCGGGGCCGCTCACGGTGGTGGCCACCTTCGTCGCGCTGGGGCTCGGGCTGGCGCTGCCCTTCTGCGTGCTGGTGATGGTGCCGGGGCTGGCCAAGCGGCTGCCGAAGCCGGGCGCGTGGATGGAGGTGGGCAAGCAGCTCCTGGGCTTCGCGCTGCTGGGCACCACGGTGTGGCTCCTGTGGGTGATGGGGGGCCTTGCCGGGGTGGACGGCATGGCGCGGCTGCTCGCGTTCCTCGTGGCGGTGGCCCTGGGCGCGTGGCTGTATGGGCGCTCGCAGGCCACGGAAGGCACGTGGAAGTGGGTGGGGCGCGGCGTGGCGCTGGCGCTGCTGCTGGGCATGGGCGGCTTCGCGCTGCGCTTCGAGGAGGCGGCCGCCGGGCGCCAGGCCTCCACCACGGCGCATGCGCAGCCCTGGGAGGAGGCCGCGGTGGCCTCGGCGCTCCAGGCCGGCCAGCCCGTCTTCATCGACTTCACCGCCGACTGGTGCCTCACCTGCAAGTTCAACGAGCGCACGGTGCTGGCGCGCGAGGACGTGCGCGCCGCCTTCGCGCGGCACCAGGTGGCCTTCTTCGTGGCGGACTGGACGCGGCGGGATGCGCGCATCTCGGCCCAGCTGGCCGCGCATGGCCGGGCCGGCGTGCCCATGTATCTGGTCATCAGCCCCTCGGCGCCGGCGCAGCCGGAGGTTCTTCCGGAATTGCTCACGCAGGACCTTGTTATCCAGGCCGTGGAGCGTGCGGCCGGACACCGCCGTGATGCGACATGAGGGTGGCTGGCGCCGCCAGGCCTCCCCACCTTTGACACCCGAGCCTCGAAGCCCAAGCATCCTAAGGAGATGAAGCCATGAAGCGTGCCCTCACTGCGTTCGCGCTCACCACCGCCCTCGGTCTGGCCGCCCCCGCCCTGGCCGCCGACACCGTGGAGGTGGGCAAGCCCGCCCCCGACTTCAAGCTGAAGGACGAGGCCGGCAAGGAGCACTCGCTGTCCCAGTACAAGGGCAAGCTGGTGGTGCTCGAGTGGACCAACCCCGGCTGCCCCTTCGTCCAGCGCCACTACAGCGCCAACACCATGGAGACCACCCTGAAGGGCTATGACGCCAACAAGGTGGTGTGGCTGGCGGTGGACTCCACCTCCAGCAACACGGCGGACAAGTCCGCCTCCTGGAAGAAGACCGAGGGCTTCACCTACCCGGTCCTCCTGGACACCGACGGCAAGGTGGGCCACGCCTACAACGCGAAGACCACCCCGCACATGTACGTCATCGATGAGAAGGGCGTGCTGCGCTACGCGGGCGCCATCGACGATGACCCGCGCGGCAAGAAGGACACGGACGTGAACTACGTGAAGACGGCGCTGGATGCGCTCACCACGGGCAAGGCCGTGCCGACCGCCACCTCCGAGCCGTACGGCTGCACCGTGAAGTACAAGAGCTGAGCGGCCGTCTCCCGGTGTTCAGGGGCCTGTAACGGCGCGTGTCTGGCTTCGCACGGGTTTCCAGACGCGCGGCCCGTTTTCTCAGCGGGTAGGAAAGACCCAGGCGGGAGGGCCAGCCCCTCGGCAGTCTGCCTGTTTCGCAAGGGCGCGGAACTTCACGTTCATTTGTGAATCTTTTATATCTCGGGGCTCGTATCTGCCGAGGCGACGCTGTTCTCCGTGCCGTCGTTCGAAGGATTGCCCCTGTGCCCACGCGTCTGTCACTCGCGCTGTTGATGGTATCCCTGGCCACCGCCTGTATCGACGGCCACCCTCCCGTCAACGCGGGGGAGCTGAGACGGGGGCCGGATGCGGCGCTCTCCACCGTGGAGGTGCAGCCCGCCACGGGCATCGTCGCGGACGGCGTGAGCGTCGCGCGCGTCATCGTCACGGTGCGGGACAGGTCGGGCAAGACTTTAAGCGCGCAGGCGGTGGCCTTCACCGCCACGGGCACGGACAACCTCCTGGTCCAGCCGCCCGCCACGGGTGAAACGGGCGTGGCCGAGGGCAGCATCGCCTCCACGCGCGCGGAGACGAAGGTGCTCACCGTCACCGTGGGCACGGGCAGCGAGCAGGTGACGCTCACGCAGCGGCCCGAGGTGACGTTCGTTCCGGGGGCCGCGGGGCTCTCGTTCCTCACCCAGCCGCCGGCCACCTCGCGCGCGGGGGCGGTGTTCGCCCCGCCGGTGCAGGTCCGGGTGCAGGACGGCACGGGCAACGTGCCGGCCGAGCCGGTGGCGGTGACGCTGAGCCTGGAGCCCGCGGCGGGCGGCGCGGTGCTGAGCGGCACCCTCTCGCAGACGACGGCCGCGGGCACGGCGGCGTTCGCGGACCTGGATGTGAAGAAGGCGGGCACGGGGTACCGGCTGCGCGCCAGCGCGCCGGGGTATGCCCCCGTGGACAGCGAGCCCTTCGACATCACTGCGGGGGTGGCCGACCCGTCGAAGACCACCGTGGTGGTCGAGCCGTCGAAGACCACCGTGGTGGCCGATGGCGAGGACTTCACCTCCATCACCCTCACCGCGCGCGATGCGTTCGGCAACCCCGTGGCGGGGCAGACGATTGGGTTCTCCGCCTCGGGCACGCTCAACGTGCTCTCGTCCGCCGCGGGCGTGACGGACGCGGACGGCACGTTCACCACGGAGCTGCGCTCCACCAAGGCCGAGCCGAAGACCGTGACGGCCACCCTGGCCGGCACGGCGCTGCCCTCGTCCCCGGCGGTGATGTTCATCCCGGGGCCGCCCGCGCGGCTGGCGTTCCTGACGCAGCCGCCCGAGACGGTGCCCGTGGGGCAGGTGCTCTCGCCCGCCGTGCAGGTACAGGCGTTCGATGCGCGGGACAATGCGGTGCAGGACTCGGGCTTGGCGGTGACGGTGGCGCTGGTGGCCACGAACGGCGCCACGCTTCAGGGCACCGCGGCGCGGATGACGGCCACGGGCGTGGCTTCCTTCGATGACCTGAGCCTCCAGCAGACCGGCACGGACTACCGGCTGAGCGCCAGCGCGGGGAGCCTGCCCGCGGTGCAGAGCGAGCCCTTCGATGTCGTCTCCTCGCAGCCCGACCTGAGCAAGACGACGGTGGAGGTGAGCAAGAGCCCCGTGGTGGCCGATGGCGTGGACTTCACCACCGTGACGGTCACCGTGCGGGATGCGTTCGGCAACCCCCTGTCCGGCCATGCGGTGGGGCTGAGCGTCACGGGGACGGGCAATGTCCTCTCGGCCGCGGGCGGCACCAGCGGCGCGGACGGCAAGGTCACCGCGGCGCTGCGCTCCACGAAGGCCGAGGCGAAGACGGTGGAGGCCACGCTCGCCGGGACGGTGTTGACGCCTCACCCCGAGGTGGTGTTCGTGCCCGGGCCGGCCGCGAGGCTGGCCTTCGCGACGCAGCCGCCTCCCGTGACGCCCGCGGGGCAGGTGCTCTCGCCCGCCGTGCGCGTCCAGGTGCTCGACGCGAAGGACAACCCCGTGGTGTTTCCGGCGCTCACGGTGACGCTGGAGCTGGTGGCCACCAACGGTGCGGTGCTCCAGGGCACGGCGGCGCAGATGACGGCCGAGAGCGTGGCCGCCTTCGGCGACCTGAGCCTCCAGAAGGCGGGCACGGGCTACCGGCTGAATGCCAGCGCGGGGAGCCTGCCCGTGGTGCAGAGCGAGCCCTTTGACATCACCGCACTGGAGCCCGCGCTCGACAAGACGACGGTGGAAGTCAGCAAGAGCCCCGTGGTGGCCGATGGCGTGGACTTCACCACCGTGACCGTCACCGTCCGGGACACCTACGGCAATCCCCTGGCCGGCAAGGCCGTGGGGCTGAGCGTCACGGGCACGGGCAATGTCCTGTCGTCCCCGGGAGGCACGACGGGCGCGGCGGGCACGTTCACCGCCGAGGTGCGCTCCACGAAGGCCGAGACGAAGACGGTGGAGGCCACGCTGGCGGGGGCGGTGCTGCCGCCACACCCCGAGGCGGTGTTCGTGCCCGGGCCGCCCGCGAAGCTGGCCTTCGCGACGCAGCCGCCCCCCACGACGCCCGCGGGCCAGGCCTTGACGCCGGCGGTCCGGGTCCAGGTGCTCGATGCGCATGACAACCCGGTGGTGTCGCCGGCGCTCACGGTGACGGTGGCCCTGGTGGCCACCAACGGCGCGGTGCTCCAGGGCACGGCGGCGCGGATGGCGGCCGAGAGCGTGGCCACCTTCGATGACCTGAGCATCGTGCAGCCCGGCACGGGCTACCGGTTGAGCGCCAGCGCGGCGAGCCTGCCCGCGGTGCAGAGCGAGCCGTTCACCATCGCCCCCCTGGAGCCCTCGCTCGACAAGACGACGGTGGAAGTCAGCAAGAGCCCCGTGGTGGCCGATGACGTGGACTTCACCACCCTGACGGTCACCGCCCGGGATGGTTTGAACAACCCGGTGCCCGGACAGGCGGTGACGGTGGCCGTCTCGGGCTCGGACAACACCCTGCCGGCCGCCTCGGGCACCACGGGCCCGGACGGACGGTTCACCACGACGCTGCGCTCCACCAAGGCCGAGACCAAGGAGGTCCAGGCGACGTTGAATGGCACCGCCGTTCCCCAGCGCCCCCAGGTGGTGTTCATCGCGGGCCCTGCCCAGAAGCTCGTCTTCGCCACCCAGCCGCCGTCCAGCGCCGCCGCGGGCGCGCTCCTGGACATCGCCGTCCAGGTGCTCGATGCCCATGACAACGTGGTGACGGGAGCCACCGCCCCGGTGGCGCTCGCCCTGGATGCCAGCAACGGCGCCACGCTGGAGGGCACCACGAGCCAGGTGCCCGCCAGTGGCCTGGCCACCTTCGGAGACGTGAACGTCCGGAAGGCGGGCACGGGCTACCGGCTGCGCGCCACGTCGGCGGGCCTGACCCCGGCGGTGAGTGAGCCCTTCTCGGTCACCGCGGGTGCGCCCGTGGTCCTCACCTCCTCGCTCACCGTGTCGCCCACCACGCCCATTCCCGCGGACAACACCACCGAGGCCACGCTGCTCGTGAGGGTGCGCGATGCCTACGGCAACGCGGTGGCGGGCGAGCCCGTGGCCCTGACCGTCTCGGGGCTGGGCAACACGCTGGCGCCCGAGAGCGGCGTCTCCAGCGCGACGGGGGAGTTCACCGCCCGGCTGAAGTCCTCGCGCGCGGAGGTGAAGACGGTGCAGGCGCAGGTGGGCACGCTGGCGCTGGCGTCCCAGGACGTCACCTTCGTGCCGGGCGGCCTGGCGCTGCTCACGCTGACGGCCTCGCCCCTGGAGCTGGAGGCCGATGGCATCGCGCAGACCCTCCTGACGGCCACCGCCGAGGACGCGGCCGGCAACCGCATCCCAGGCCTGTCCCTGACGTTCAGCGCGGGGGGCGCGCAGAACACCTTCACCGTGCCCTCGGGCACCACGGATGCGAACGGCCAGCTCCTGTCCCAGCTCCGCTCGACGTCCTCCGGGGTGAAGCCGGTGAACGTCACCGGCGAGGGCAAGGTGGGCACCGTCCTCGTCACCTTCCTGCGGCCGGGCGCGCAGATCTCCAACCCGCACCTGCCCGTGAACCCCGCCTCCGGCTGCGTGGTGGTCGAGTACACGCTCGCCCAGCCACAGTCGGCGCGGGCCGATGTCCTCATCGAGTACGAGTCCCAGGGGGTCTTCAAGCGCGTCACCCAGGCGGGCTCGCTCACCGGCTCGGGCCTGCAGGGGCTGGCCACCTCCCCCACGGGCCTCACGCACACGTTCCTCTGGAACAGCACCGCGGACGTGGCGCTCGCCGATGTGACGACCCGGCTGCGCCTCACCGCGCAGGTCTCGGGCGCGCTGCCCTCCAGCACCCTCCTGGCGGGCGTGAACCTGCGCAATGGGCTGCGCTTCGAGCCGCCGGGCCTGGTGCCCGCGGGCAGCAGCGCGCAGGTGCTGGGGCGCCTGGACGTGGATGGGGATGGCCGGATGGACGTGGTGGCGGGCAGCGCCACCTCGGGCGAGCTTCAGGTGCTCAAGGGCACGGGCGCGGGCACCTTCGGCGCCCCCACCGCCGTCAGCCTGGGCACGGGCGAGGGCGCCGTGGCGCTGCTCGTGGCGGACCTCAACCGCGATGGCAGGCCGGACGTGCTGGTGGCCTCTCCCACGCACAAGGTCTTCCTCGTGCCGGGGGGCGTGAGCGCCCTGGGCACGCCGGGCCTCCTGGCCACGCTCTCGGGCGTGACGCGGGGGCTCACGGTGGGCGACTTCAACCGGGATGGCCGGCTGGACTGGGCGGGCGTCACGGACGCGGGCACGCTGGAGATCTCCCTCGCCACGGCCACGGGCTTCGCGGCCCCCGCGGTGCGGAGCGTGGGTGGCACGCCCGTGGCCCTGGCCGCCGGGGACTTCAACCAGGATGACCGGATGGATCTGCTGTTCGGAGGCCCCTCCGGGGACGTGCAGGTGATGCTGGGCACGGGCGCGGGCACCTTCGGCGCGGCCTCGCCGCTGGGCGTGGGGCCGGGCACGGTGGCGCTCGCGGTGGCGGAGCTGAACCGGGATGGCCGGCTGGACGTGGTGGCGGCCCGGGGCACGCAGGGCCTGGTGAGCGTGGCGCATGGCAACCCCGATGGCACCTTCTCCGTGCTGCCGGCGGTGAACACCGGGGGCACGCCCTCGGCCGTGGCCGTGGAGGACCTGGATGGCAACGGGCAGCCGGACGTGCTGGTGGCGGGCGTGGGCGGCAACGTGCTCGTCCTGAAGGGCCAGAGCGATGGCTCCCTTTCCTCCTCGCCCCTGAGCGTCCCCGCGGGCGGGCCGAACTCGGCGGTGGTGGTGGTGGACGCGGACCTCAGCGGCCGGCCCGACGTGGTGGCCGCGCTGGGCGGCGCGGGCCTGTCCGTGGTGCTCAACACGCGGGCGGACCGCTGCGAGGGCTCCCTCGACGCGGCCCTCCAGCTCACGGTGTCCACCAAGCCGTCGGCGTCCACGACGCCGGACCTCGACGGGGACGGCCGGCCGGACCTGGTGGTCGCCTCCGAGGGGGCCTCGGCGGTCGACATCGCGCGCGGGCTCGGCAACGGGACGTTCACCGCCTTCACCACGGTGCCGCTCGGCACGGGCGCGGTGAATCCCCAGGGCGTGGCGAGCGGGGACTTCAACGCGGATGGCCGCGTGGACCTGGTGACCGCGAACCTGGGCTCGGGCAGCGTGAGCCTGCTGCTCGCCAACGGCTCGGGAGGGTATGACGTCTCCACCCTGTCCTCGGGTTCCTCGACGCGGGCGGTGGCCACTGCGGACTTCGACCTGGATGGGCACCTGGACATCGCCGCCGTCAACACGGGGGCGAACAACGTGAGGGTATTCTTCGGCAACGGCGACGGCACCTTCGGGGAGAGCAAGACCCTCAACACCGCATCGGCCCCCTATGCGCTCGTGGTGGCGGACTTCAATGGGGATGGGCGGCCCGACATCGCCACCGCCAACAGCTCGTCCGGCAACGTCACCTCGCTGCGCAACGACGGCGGCCGGGTGTTCACCGCGCTGAGCGTGTTCGCGGTGAGGCCCGGGCCGCGCTCCCTGGCCGCCGCCGACTTCAACCGGGACAACAAGATGGACCTGGCCGTGGCCAACTACGGCGATGACTCGGTCAGCGTGCTGCTGGGGCAGGGCAACGGCACCTTCGCGACGGCCATCAACACGACGGCCAACCAGGGGGCCAAACAGGAGTTCCGTCAACCCCGTGGCGTGGCGGTGGGTGACTTCAACGCGGATGGCTGGCCCGATGTGGCGGTGGGCAGCAGCCTGGGCCCCAGCATCGCCTTGCTGCTGGGCAATCCCGTGGCGGCAGGCAGCCCCTACGGCCCGATGCTCCTGGGGCCCACGCTCGCCGTGGGCACGGGCCTGAGCAGCCTCACGGGCGTGGATCTGGATGGGGATGGGCGGCGGGACCTGGTGGCCACCCTGAGCACGGCCAGCAGCTCTCCCCACCGCGTCAGCGTGCTGCGGGGCACGGGCTCCACGGCCATGGGCACCCGGGGCTTCTCCGTCCTGGCCACCTCCACCACGGCGGATGCGCGCGGCGCCCTGGTGGCGGACGTGAACCGGGACGGGAAGCCGGACCTGCTCACCGTCAACACCACCACCTTGGTCATGAGCCTGCTGCTGAACGATGGCACCGGGCACTTCCCGGAGCTGCACGCGCACCCGGTGGGCAGCAGCTCCCAGTCGGTGGTGGTGGGCGACGTGAACCGGGATGGAAAGCCCGACATGCTGGTGGCCAGCAGCGGCTCCGGCCTCATCTACATCCACCTGGGCAATGGGACCGGAGGCGTGGAGAGCACCTCCACGCGCGCCTCCAGCTCGGCGCGGTCCCTGGCGCTCGTGGACATGGATCAGGATGGGGACCTGGACATCGTGGTGGGCAGCGGCTCGTCGGTGGGCATCCACCTCAACGATGGCAGCGGCACCTTCGGTACCCTCGTCACCGCGCCGTCCTCGGGTGGCTCGCCGCGCTCCCTCATCACCGCGGACTTCAATGGGGATGGCCGGCTGGATGCCGCCTTCGCCAACTCCAGCGCCTCCAACAGCGTGGGCGTGCTGCTGGGCAACGGGGTGGGCAACTTCACGGCCGCGAAGTTGGTGAACCTGGGCACCGCCTGCGTGAGCCTGGCGGCCGGAGACCTCGACCAGGACGGGAAGCTGGACCTGGCGGTGGCGTGCGGCATTCCGGGCAACACCACCAACAACCAGGTGCGCGTCCTGAAGGGCCAGGGCAACGGCAACTTCACGCCCACCGTCGCGCTGTCCACCTCCAGCCC from Stigmatella aurantiaca includes:
- a CDS encoding FG-GAP-like repeat-containing protein, which gives rise to MPTRLSLALLMVSLATACIDGHPPVNAGELRRGPDAALSTVEVQPATGIVADGVSVARVIVTVRDRSGKTLSAQAVAFTATGTDNLLVQPPATGETGVAEGSIASTRAETKVLTVTVGTGSEQVTLTQRPEVTFVPGAAGLSFLTQPPATSRAGAVFAPPVQVRVQDGTGNVPAEPVAVTLSLEPAAGGAVLSGTLSQTTAAGTAAFADLDVKKAGTGYRLRASAPGYAPVDSEPFDITAGVADPSKTTVVVEPSKTTVVADGEDFTSITLTARDAFGNPVAGQTIGFSASGTLNVLSSAAGVTDADGTFTTELRSTKAEPKTVTATLAGTALPSSPAVMFIPGPPARLAFLTQPPETVPVGQVLSPAVQVQAFDARDNAVQDSGLAVTVALVATNGATLQGTAARMTATGVASFDDLSLQQTGTDYRLSASAGSLPAVQSEPFDVVSSQPDLSKTTVEVSKSPVVADGVDFTTVTVTVRDAFGNPLSGHAVGLSVTGTGNVLSAAGGTSGADGKVTAALRSTKAEAKTVEATLAGTVLTPHPEVVFVPGPAARLAFATQPPPVTPAGQVLSPAVRVQVLDAKDNPVVFPALTVTLELVATNGAVLQGTAAQMTAESVAAFGDLSLQKAGTGYRLNASAGSLPVVQSEPFDITALEPALDKTTVEVSKSPVVADGVDFTTVTVTVRDTYGNPLAGKAVGLSVTGTGNVLSSPGGTTGAAGTFTAEVRSTKAETKTVEATLAGAVLPPHPEAVFVPGPPAKLAFATQPPPTTPAGQALTPAVRVQVLDAHDNPVVSPALTVTVALVATNGAVLQGTAARMAAESVATFDDLSIVQPGTGYRLSASAASLPAVQSEPFTIAPLEPSLDKTTVEVSKSPVVADDVDFTTLTVTARDGLNNPVPGQAVTVAVSGSDNTLPAASGTTGPDGRFTTTLRSTKAETKEVQATLNGTAVPQRPQVVFIAGPAQKLVFATQPPSSAAAGALLDIAVQVLDAHDNVVTGATAPVALALDASNGATLEGTTSQVPASGLATFGDVNVRKAGTGYRLRATSAGLTPAVSEPFSVTAGAPVVLTSSLTVSPTTPIPADNTTEATLLVRVRDAYGNAVAGEPVALTVSGLGNTLAPESGVSSATGEFTARLKSSRAEVKTVQAQVGTLALASQDVTFVPGGLALLTLTASPLELEADGIAQTLLTATAEDAAGNRIPGLSLTFSAGGAQNTFTVPSGTTDANGQLLSQLRSTSSGVKPVNVTGEGKVGTVLVTFLRPGAQISNPHLPVNPASGCVVVEYTLAQPQSARADVLIEYESQGVFKRVTQAGSLTGSGLQGLATSPTGLTHTFLWNSTADVALADVTTRLRLTAQVSGALPSSTLLAGVNLRNGLRFEPPGLVPAGSSAQVLGRLDVDGDGRMDVVAGSATSGELQVLKGTGAGTFGAPTAVSLGTGEGAVALLVADLNRDGRPDVLVASPTHKVFLVPGGVSALGTPGLLATLSGVTRGLTVGDFNRDGRLDWAGVTDAGTLEISLATATGFAAPAVRSVGGTPVALAAGDFNQDDRMDLLFGGPSGDVQVMLGTGAGTFGAASPLGVGPGTVALAVAELNRDGRLDVVAARGTQGLVSVAHGNPDGTFSVLPAVNTGGTPSAVAVEDLDGNGQPDVLVAGVGGNVLVLKGQSDGSLSSSPLSVPAGGPNSAVVVVDADLSGRPDVVAALGGAGLSVVLNTRADRCEGSLDAALQLTVSTKPSASTTPDLDGDGRPDLVVASEGASAVDIARGLGNGTFTAFTTVPLGTGAVNPQGVASGDFNADGRVDLVTANLGSGSVSLLLANGSGGYDVSTLSSGSSTRAVATADFDLDGHLDIAAVNTGANNVRVFFGNGDGTFGESKTLNTASAPYALVVADFNGDGRPDIATANSSSGNVTSLRNDGGRVFTALSVFAVRPGPRSLAAADFNRDNKMDLAVANYGDDSVSVLLGQGNGTFATAINTTANQGAKQEFRQPRGVAVGDFNADGWPDVAVGSSLGPSIALLLGNPVAAGSPYGPMLLGPTLAVGTGLSSLTGVDLDGDGRRDLVATLSTASSSPHRVSVLRGTGSTAMGTRGFSVLATSTTADARGALVADVNRDGKPDLLTVNTTTLVMSLLLNDGTGHFPELHAHPVGSSSQSVVVGDVNRDGKPDMLVASSGSGLIYIHLGNGTGGVESTSTRASSSARSLALVDMDQDGDLDIVVGSGSSVGIHLNDGSGTFGTLVTAPSSGGSPRSLITADFNGDGRLDAAFANSSASNSVGVLLGNGVGNFTAAKLVNLGTACVSLAAGDLDQDGKLDLAVACGIPGNTTNNQVRVLKGQGNGNFTPTVALSTSSPSAMEGVAIADLDGDGRLDVAATALAGSAESVVVWRGNGAGGFGGPVAWATVAGGQSLAVGDFNGDGLMDAFTGGNSQAGVLLSR
- a CDS encoding thioredoxin family protein, which produces MKRALTAFALTTALGLAAPALAADTVEVGKPAPDFKLKDEAGKEHSLSQYKGKLVVLEWTNPGCPFVQRHYSANTMETTLKGYDANKVVWLAVDSTSSNTADKSASWKKTEGFTYPVLLDTDGKVGHAYNAKTTPHMYVIDEKGVLRYAGAIDDDPRGKKDTDVNYVKTALDALTTGKAVPTATSEPYGCTVKYKS
- a CDS encoding protein-disulfide reductase DsbD family protein yields the protein MTRRCRAMWAGVLLWAGSAVAWAELPASAVRSGAPDEGEPRVEAALLVDATQVKPGDAFRVGVRFRMDPDWHIYWKNPGDSGLSTEVSWDTPGTTVGELRWPFPATFRTPDNFIVTHGYHHEVILFAEARASAQAEGALTLSAAVDALVCAERCIPAEMVLTRSVPVGPETLRDVEATAAFDAFQAQVPLGEEAAVHTASLTLDAPTLQAGQPFTGTLTVAAREGQPPVPGVEGDFFVSDRLPGIAKVALTQQAPGRYRLEGKAEPGEPPAEAPRLKGVLRLGTAQAGFQSLEVNLAMAPMVPAPPEAVAAAPAPAPAFPKPGAASVAAAPAESPLSLGVALLFAFLGGAILNLMPCVFPVLALKAYGFTRLVQEDRRHVGMHALAYTGGIVGSMGVLAAVVLAVRAGGASVGWGFQFQEPLFVAGVSAVLVAFALNLFGVYHLGADGTAIAGKVDATSGLARSAGEGMLAVVLATPCSAPLLGTAVGFAFAAGPLTVVATFVALGLGLALPFCVLVMVPGLAKRLPKPGAWMEVGKQLLGFALLGTTVWLLWVMGGLAGVDGMARLLAFLVAVALGAWLYGRSQATEGTWKWVGRGVALALLLGMGGFALRFEEAAAGRQASTTAHAQPWEEAAVASALQAGQPVFIDFTADWCLTCKFNERTVLAREDVRAAFARHQVAFFVADWTRRDARISAQLAAHGRAGVPMYLVISPSAPAQPEVLPELLTQDLVIQAVERAAGHRRDAT
- a CDS encoding vWA domain-containing protein, which gives rise to MKQMAWAMERDGEQGREVLLLVSLEAEESTPRAPVAVNLLIDRSASMRGAPLVAAIDAAQSLVAQAGPRDYIGLLAFDGVPEQLLPVRAMEPDAKTELSERLSALETGSGTALHEAVELGASSLHRVLIPGARRKLLLLTDGEPSVGPAAVADFKTLGAKVADSSVTLHALGLGRHYIPEILEALSAPSGTGFAHADDAEALPTTVAGMVTELFGEVASDARIHVLPTGFSELRCRHRYSTRLEGDAMSVLLGAVSQACLRRALFTGRLAGADWNFSLTASYVENGDTRRPSIPLIRVASDSVQGRRVSAVNTELDLVAAEGAAWKSLSRRDVEAAGRALAQAESALRELVRLNVEDVPARRHLERLADLRLAVERRVAELPALLVRRAKAEGARTSVSQVMRLPAASKKKVEH